One genomic segment of Drosophila melanogaster chromosome 3L includes these proteins:
- the Gug gene encoding grunge, isoform E: MAASTQGEIRVGPGHQVNDVYAKLPDYNPISSFPIDKETDERELEESRWSPGVVADGDLLMFLRAARSMAAFQGMCDGGLEDGCLAASRDDTTINALDVLHDSGYDPGKALQALVKCPVSKGIDKKWTEDETKKFIKGLRQFGKNFFRIHKDLLPHKDTPELVEFYYLWKKTPGANNNRPHRRRRQSALRRNRVTRANNSNSNTPPKKEDTPEPQTATTATAAATAASETASRSSPAVSKEENSSLTEDDASECDSDSSLTHKRDESPSRMRTRNKQQNNNSSTSSGNNTAGNGGGNATSISSGSTGGGAAGGNSSSKDQSANAVANGKRPKRGSETPDVSGGASVDSPKTPTKAVAESSANKRKGGKQDTPNKKKRTEQESNEPSAHEENAIKEKRKRPDSPVESMNSDSRPDSVLDDGESNTTDTTTAEQQSTKDSKETVSCKEEREMVTNDLEAKAEEKAIKAEALAEDSKDSAIKNMDEETNIQAPSSADTSLVDGPNPNALPSPVAAPITMKVPTIATVEALNASVDRKEAIEKMESCDSDPEMLKKLATIKQEVSPQQQQHMQQQSQQQMQQQLAPVGIPQPPSCPPSESVYIKKEPMEDSMDATCNQNSNEPQDLKVKIEIKNEDALKHSAGGLPPSGPCAPPSALHPLSGAPVESGQEPLHLQHMPHGQVTTQPPPGYLIDGQLKYGPSGQGVPPQPPQLHSDAAGGVSGAPPGAPTTPQKYPPEMEMKFAPQDLKYPPPPPLDALKYSQEMQAAAAAAAAAGKYDMKYMMEQQGKYNVELSAAHQPPSKPGYQDSLKIPDIKPGFGHLPHNVGSPLDAAHKYGPPPTSQESQQQQPQPPAHQVPPGATPPPGIAMPKPHYQHDVQTPPLGRPFEPTGLMLKYGDPLAAKYGPPQDLKYPMPPVSQAGPADVKPYGGENLIKSSPYGPPPESPIDASARSTPGQDSQGSNSNSQPPSMPPQPQQFQSPHPSPHMPSPAGGGLPPGMHPQNLIHGPPPGAAGGSGPQPPPPPTSLHQPTPTSAGPPSLQHGLHPGHQHSQLSVASSIPPSSIGIPPTLSTMAPSHMHPHLHPHAHLQGLHRPHDLPPSMHPHAPMPLSLQGHPQHGHGLPPSHTSQQQQQQQQQQQPGGPAGTVRTPSPAQQPPRSMHDPQSSREPPTSQPSTTMAGSSGPGGPPPQQSPHAHRTSPLPGLAGSGPPPPGLIGHPMAIHPHLAHLPPGHPAHAALAHPGHHLLSHSIAGLGPGGGPIALLAGPGGLGGIPESALSRRTPPSHLPHSHASSAPLTAHSVASMTSTSMSLTTSTVPSSAFSRASPSVQISSSGGGPSGPGSVGPGGMPNSSAAAAAAAAAHRAASPASSVSSLSRQSPLHPVPQSPLSHHPSSSALSAAAAAVAERDRHALMRQQSPHMTPPPVSNASLMASPLSKMYAPQPGQRGLGTSPPPHLRPGASPPVIRHPQMPLPLPLIAPGGGIPQIGVHPGQSPYPHPLLHPSVFYSPHHHPFNSPYGYAPYGPGFPAYMKPPPQPGQLDPAAVMAAHHAGLQGPPPQQMRQDEQNAAAAAAQAAAEKQHQAAAAAAAQQHKAPQQQQPGGMPPNKPPTPKTPQGPGGGMPPGMGGPGTPTGLPPGAYPGSHMPGYPQGPPHGSPFAPQDGQPHGLKPTSHMDALRAHAHSANSAGMGGGHHPTEPLPIDIEPDPEPEIPSPTHNIPRGPSPEAKPDDTECHRSQSAIFVRHIDRGDYNSCTRTDLIFKPVADSKLARKREERDRKLAEKERERRQQQQQQQQQQQQQQAAAAQQAAQQAKMKAELKPPYADTPALRQLSEYARPHVAFSPVEQMVPYHHPMGPMYRERELEEIKNAQAAAASQSRLDPHWMEYYRRGIHPSQFPLYANPAISQMERERLGIPPPHHVGLDPGEHMPQPPEAGFQLPPNVGQYPRPNMLIPREPHSDVLLRMSYADQLQYLQAAEFQRQSLHDQYFRQRPR, from the exons ATGGCGGCCTCCACTCAAGGAGAAATTCGAGTGGGTCCCGGCCACCAGGTAAACGATGTCTAT GCAAAACTGCCCGATTATAATCCAATCTCAAGCTTCCCCATCGACAAGGAAACCGATGAACGTGAACTAGAGGAATCAAGATGGAGTCCAGGCGTTGTGGCCGATGGCGACTTGTTAATGTTCTTGCGTGCGGCTCGATCCATGGCTGCATTTCAAGGAATGTGTGATGGTGGTTTAGAAGACGGTTGTTTGGCTGCTAGTCGCGACGACACTACAATAAACGCACTCGACGTG CTCCACGATTCTGGCTACGATCCAGGCAAAGCTCTACAAGCGCTCGTAAAGTGCCCCGTTTCGAAGGGCATCGACAAGAAGTGGACCGAGGACGAAACAAAGAAATTCATCAAGGGTCTGCGTCAGTTTGGGAAGAACTTCTTCCGCATCCATAAGGACTTGCTGCCGCACAAGGACACGCCGGAGCTGGTCGAGTTCTACTATCTGTGGAAGAAGACGCCCGGCGCGAACAATAATCGGCCACACAGGCGACGCCGCCAAAGCGCCCTGCGACGCAACCGTGTCACGCGggccaacaacagcaacagcaacactcCTCCGAAGAAGGAGGACACTCCAGAACCACAAACTGCGACGACGGCGACGGCGGCGGCAACCGCGGCGTCCGAGACGGCGAGTCGCTCCTCGCCCGCTGTCTCCAAGGAGGAGAACAGCTCGCTCACCGAGGACGACGCCAGCGAGTGCGACAGTGATTCGAGTCTGACCCACAAAAGGGATGAATCACCCTCAAGGATGAGGACGCGTAACAAGcaacagaacaacaacagcagcaccagcagcggTAACAACACGGCCGGCAACGGTGGCGGTAACGCCACATCCATAAGCAGCGGATCAACCGGCGGCGGTGCCGCTGGCGGCAATAGTTCGTCTAAGGATCAATCAGCCAACGCCGTGGCTAATGGCAAGCGACCCAAGAGGGGCTCCGAAACACCGGACGTTTCCGGCGGAGCCTCGGTCGATAGTCCCAAGACACCGACGAAGGCTGTGGCCGAGAGTTCAGCCAATAAGCGCAAGGGTGGCAAGCAGGATACGCCCAACAAGAAGAAGCGAACGGAGCAGGAGTCCAACGAGCCAAGCGCCCATGAGGAGAATGCCATCAAGGAGAAGCGCAAGCGACCGGACAGCCCGGTTGAGAGTATGAACTCGGATAGCAGACCGGATTCAGTGCTCGACGATGGGGAATCGAATACCACGGACACCACCACCGCCGAGCAGCAGTCCACAAAGGACAGCAAGGAGACGGTCAGCTGCAAGGAGGAGCGCGAAATGGTCACCAACGATCTGGAGGCCAAGGCCGAGGAAAAGGCCATCAAGGCAGAGGCTTTGGCCGAAGACAGCAAGGATAGCGCCATCAAGAACATGGACGAGGAGACAAACATCCAGGCGCCTAGCAGTGCAGACACTAGTTTGGTGGATGGTCCTAATCCCAATGCCCTGCCCAGTCCGGTAGCCGCACCAATCACAATGAAGGTACCAACAATTGCCACCGTTGAGGCGCTGAACGCGTCCGTCGACCGCAAGGAGGCCATCGAGAAGATGGAGTCGTGCGACAGCGATCCGGAGATGCTTAAAAAACTGGCAACCATTAAGCAGGAAGTATctccgcagcagcaacagcacatGCAACAGCAATCacagcagcagatgcagcagcaactcgcTCCAGTTGGCATACCGCAACCTCCGTCTTGCCCGCCATCGGAATCAGTCTATATCAAAAAAGAGCCCATGGAGGACTCGATGGACGCCACCTGCAATCAGAACAGCAACGAACCGCAGGACCTGAAGGTGAAGATCGAGATTAAAAACGAGGATGCATTGAAGCATAGTGCTGGAGGTCTGCCGCCTTCAGGTCCGTGTGCACCGCCTTCAGCTCTACATCCGCTTTCCGGAGCTCCGGTAGAGAGCGGCCAGGAGCCACTGCACCTGCAACACATGCCTCATGGGCAAGTAACGACGCAACCGCCCCCTGGCTACCTAATTGATGGCCAGCTAAAGTATGGACCATCGGGACAAGGCGTGCCTCCACAGCCACCACAACTGCACAGCGATGCGGCTGGAGGAGTCAGCGGAGCACCACCTGGAGCGCCAACCACGCCCCAGAAGTATCCGCCCGAGATGGAGATGAAGTTCGCTCCTCAGGATCTCAAGTATCCCCCACCGCCGCCTCTAGATGCACTCAAGTACAGCCAGGAGATGCAagctgcggcggcggcagcggctgcTGCTGGCAAATACGATATGAAGTATATGATGGAACAGCAGGGCAAGTACAATGTGGAGTTGTCAGCTGCCCATCAGCCGCCAAGCAAGCCAGGCTACCAGGACTCGCTTAAGATACCCGATATTAAGCCCGGTTTCGGCCACCTGCCGCACAACGTGGGCTCTCCGCTGGACGCCGCCCATAAATACGGACCGCCTCCGACGTCGCAAGAgtcccagcaacagcaaccccAGCCGCCGGCACATCAGGTACCGCCGGGAGCAACTCCACCACCTGGTATCGCCATGCCCAAGCCGCACTATCAACACGATGTGCAAACACCACCGTTGGGACGGCCCTTCGAGCCGACCGGACTTATGCTCAAGTATGGCGATCCATTGGCAGCCAAATACGGCCCGCCCCAGGATCTCAAGTACCCGATGCCTCCGGTCTCTCAGGCGGGACCAGCGGACGTAAAGCCCTATGGCGGCGAGAATCTGATCAAGTCCTCACCGTACGGACCGCCGCCGGAGAGTCCTATCGATGCCTCTGCGCGCTCTACACCTGGTCAGGACAGCCAGGGCAGCAATAGCAATTCACAGCCGCCCTCAATGCCCCCGCAACCGCAGCAGTTCCAGTCGCCGCATCCCTCGCCGCATATGCCTTCGCCAGCAGGAGGTGGTCTACCACCGGGAATGCATCCGCAAAATCTCATCCACGGCCCGCCACCAGGTGCAGCGGGTGGCAGTGGTCCCCAGCCACCTCCACCGCCCACATCGCTACACCAGCCAACGCCCACGTCTGCAGGTCCACCCAGTCTGCAACATGGACTACATCCTGGCCATCAACACTCACAGCTGTCTGTGGCATCATCGATACCGCCGAGCTCGATTGGAATTCCTCCCACGCTCTCGACTATGGCGCCCTCGCACATGCACCCGCACCTTCATCCACATGCGCATCTGCAGGGTCTCCATCGGCCGCACGATCTGCCGCCCAGTATGCATCCACATGCACCCATGCCGCTGTCGTTGCAGGGACATCCGCAGCACGGACATGGATTGCCGCCCTCGCACACTtctcagcaacagcagcagcagcaacaacaacaacagcccgGCGGACCAGCTGGTACGGTGCGAACTCCGTCACCAGCCCAGCAGCCGCCGAGATCCATGCACGATCCGCAATCGTCTCGAGAGCCGCCCACATCGCAGCCTTCGACCACTATGGCAGGATCGAGTGGTCCGGGTGGACCACCGCCGCAACAGTCGCCGCATGCGCATCGCACATCACCGTTGCCAGGGCTCGCGGGTAGTGGTCCTCCACCCCCGGGACTCATCGGTCATCCGATGGCCATACACCCGCACCTAGCCCACTTGCCGCCCGGACATCCCGCTCACGCAGCGCTGGCCCATCCTGGACACCATCTGCTGTCGCACTCGATAGCGGGCTTGGGTCCTGGTGGTGGACCCATCGCGTTGCTGGCCGGTCCCGGCGGTCTTGGTGGTATTCCAGAGTCCGCTCTAAGTCGCCGCACCCCGCCCTCACATCTGCCACACTCGCATGCCTCTTCGGCCCCACTGACGGCTCACTCGGTGGCCAGTATGACGTCTACCAGTATGTCGCTGACCACCAGCACGGTGCCATCGTCCGCCTTTAGCCGCGCCAGTCCCAGCGTACAGATCTCGAGCAGTGGAGGAGGACCTTCAGGGCCCGGAAGCGTTGGACCTGGAGGAATGCCAAACTCGTCGGCAGCAGCGGCTGCTGCGGCAGCTGCTCATCGGGCAGCCTCACCGGCATCCAGCGTAAGCAGCCTAAGTCGGCAGAGTCCGCTGCATCCGGTGCCGCAGTCGCCGCTCAGCCATCATCCCTCGTCCTCTGCGTTAtccgccgcagcagctgctgtGGCGGAGCGGGATCGACATGCGCTGATGCGTCAGCAATCGCCACACATGACTCCACCCCCGGTGTCCAACGCCTCTTTAATGGCGAGTCCTCTGAGCAAGATGTACGCTCCTCAACCGGGTCAGAGAGGCTTGGGAACATCACCGCCACCGCATTTGCGGCCAGGAGCATCGCCGCCGGTCATTCGTCACCCGCAGATGCCTCTACCGTTGCCACTGATTGCGCCTGGCGGAGGAATCCCGCAGATTGGAGTGCATCCGGGTCAGTCACCGTATCCGCACCCGCTTCTGCATCCCTCGGTATTCTACTCGCCGCATCACCATCCATTTAATTCGCCATATGGCTATGCGCCCTATGGTCCTGGATTCCCGGCATACATGAAGCCGCCACCACAGCCGGGACAGCTCGATCCGGCAGCCGTGATGGCGGCCCACCATGCCGGATTGCAAGGACCGCCGCCCCAGCAGATGCGCCAGGACGAGCAGAATGCAGCGGCCGCCGCTGCACAAGCAGCTGCTGAGAAACAACACCAAgcggctgcagcagcggcagcccAGCAGCACAAGgcgccgcaacaacaacagcctgGCGGAATGCCACCCAACAAACCGCCGACGCCAAAGACGCCACAGGGTCCGGGCGGTGGGATGCCCCCAGGAATGGGTGGACCGGGAACACCGACGGGACTGCCGCCAGGTGCCTATCCTGGCAGCCATATGCCGGGATATCCACAAGGGCCGCCTCATGGGTCACCCTTTGCGCCACAAGATGGTCAGCCTCACGGCTTGAAGCCCACATCGCACATGGACGCCCTGCGAGCGCATGCACACTCAGCCAACTCGGCGGGTATGGGCGGTGGACACCATCCGACGGAGCCAT TGCCCATTGATATTGAACCGGATCCAGAGCCAGAGATTCCCAGTCCAACGCACAATATACCACGTGGTCCCAGTCCCGAAGCAAAACCGGACGACACCGAATGCCATCGCTCTCAGTCTGCCAT ATTTGTGCGCCACATCGATCGTGGGGATTACAATTCGTGCACGAGAACAGATTTGATCTTCAAGCCGGTGGCCGACTCAAAGTTGGCCCGCAAGCGTGAAGAACGCGACCGCAAGCTGGCCGAAAAGGAGCGTGAGCGGCGACAG cagcagcagcaacaacaacagcagcagcaacaacagcaagcaGCGGCCGCGCAACAGGCGGCACAGCAAGCCAAGATGAAGGCTGAGCTGAAGCCACCGTATGCGGATACGCCGGCACTGCGTCAACTGTCCGAGTACGCTCGTCCCCACGTCGCCTTCAG TCCTGTTGAACAGATGGTGCCATATCATCATCCAATGGGCCCCATGTACAGAGAGAG GGAACTGGAGGAGATTAAAAACGCACAAGCTGCTGCGGCGAGTCAATCCCGACTAGATCCGCACTGGATGGAATACTATCGACG CGGCATCCACCCCTCGCAGTTCCCGCTGTATGCGAATCCGGCGATATCGCAGATGGAGAGGGAGCGTCTGGGAATTCCACCTCCGCACCATGTGGGGTTGGACCCGGGCGAGCACATG CCGCAACCACCGGAGGCCGGTTTCCAACTGCCAC CGAATGTTGGCCAGTATCCGCGGCCAAATATGCTTATACCTAGGGAGCCGCACTCGGATGTCCTGCTGCGCATGTCCTATGCCGACCAACTACAG tATTTACAGGCCGCCGAGTTTCAGCGACAGTCCCTGCATGATCAGTACTTTAG ACAACGGCCCAGATAA